From a single Miscanthus floridulus cultivar M001 chromosome 8, ASM1932011v1, whole genome shotgun sequence genomic region:
- the LOC136468953 gene encoding protein FAR1-RELATED SEQUENCE 5-like, whose protein sequence is MEEKREGLLPSLLPQVGMEFSTVDDAWMYWISYGGQNGFEVRKRYANKRKIDGKVRSCRFVCASEGHRKQDKRDHITKCPRAETRTDCKVRMCLVMDREKENYKVSDLILEHNHSLHLPETSHLMVSQRKISELQGFEIETADDAGIGPKAAHELASLQVGGSLNLSYTLRDHKNYLRGKRQREMAYGQARSMLMYFQDKIAENPSFQYALHMDREEQIANIFWVDAKMLTDYAYFGDVVSFDTTFGTNKESRPFGVFVGFNHFRETVVFGAALLYDETFESFKWLFETFLKAHNGKHPKTIYTDQDAAMGKAVHEVFSETWHGLCTFHIMQNAVKHLAEPEKDESSTSSEDVVEGTEEESNILADFSACMYEYEDEETFKNAFGIMRTKVKKQTWLDSIYKVKEKWAECYMKDVFTLGMRSTQLSESLNSELKRHFKSDFDIIRFLKHFERVVESKRNKELNSEFESRKKLPRIKMRTHMLLQVSKLYTPIIFEAFQGEYERSMAACTTALEGNSEYLVSIYHEDFRYEKEYKVIGDPLQQTSTCSCGQFNRIGILCSHAIKVLDLMNIKSLPAQYVLKRWTKEARCGAVQDNQGRNIIENPRLDETLRYKSMTRKFLSLAQRAASHPGCSLIVHDTLDILSKKIEEEINGCTTPTVDQVTVPTNVTPVSNLVSTACLKKKDVETKTSKRKRTWLDKKRKFTKKGTKKKEKVSMKEQQTVKVAFDDGVAKEGMSEPYSAENGAMTGDLNVEF, encoded by the exons ATGGAAGAAAAAAG GGAGGGTTTGCTTCCTAGTTTATTACCTCAAGTTGGGATGGAGTTCAGTACTGTAGATGATGCCTGGATGTATTGGATTAGCTATGGAGGTCAAAATGGTTTTGAGGTTAGAAAAAGGTATGCAAACAAAAGGAAGATAGATGGGAAGGTTCGGTCCTGCAGATTTGTTTGTGCAAGTGAGGGTCATAGGAAACAAGATAAAAGGGATCATATAACAAAGTGTCCAAGAGCTGAAACTAGAACTGATTGTAAAGTTCGCATGTGTCTTGTAATGGATCGAGAGAAGGAAAACTATAAGGTGTCTGATCTGATTTTGGAACATAATCACAGCCTTCATTTGCCAGAAACCTCGCACTTGATGGTGTCTCAAAGAAAAATTTCAGAGTTACAAGGTTTTGAAATTGAGAccgctgatgatgctggaattgGTCCTAAAGCTGCACATGAATTGGCTAGTCTCCAAGTTGGTGGCTCACTTAATCTAAGTTACACACTCCGTGACCACAAGAACTATTTAAGGGGCAAGCGCCAACGAGAGATGGCATATGGTCAAGCAAGAAGCATGCTTATGTATTTTCAAGATAAAATTGCTGAGAACCCGTCATTCCAATATGCATTGCATATGGACCGGGAGGAACAAATAGCAAATATATTTTGGGTTGATGCTAAAATGCTCACTGATTATGCTTATTTTGGTGATGTTGTTAGTTTCGACACTACTTTTGGAACAAACAAGGAGAGTAGACCTTTTGGTGTTTTTGTTGGGTTCAATCATTTTAGGGAAACTGTGGTTTTTGGTGCTGCTCTCTTGTATGATGAGACATTTGAGTCCTTCAAGTGGCTATTTGAGACCTTCCTGAAAGCACATAATGGCAAGCACCCTAAAACAATTTACACGGATCAGGATGCTGCGATGGGAAAAGCTGTTCACGAAGTGTTTTCAGAGACATGGCATGGTTTGTGTACTTTTCACATTATGCAAAATGCTGTGAAACATTTAGCTGAACCCGAAAAAGATGAATCAAGTACTTCTTCTGAAGATGTAGTTGAGGGCACCGAGGAAGAATCAAATATCCTCGCAGATTTTAGTGCATGTATGTATGAATACGAAGATGAGGAAACATTCAAAAATGCATTTGGCATCATGAGGACAAAGGTGAAGAAGCAAACTTGGTTGGATAGTATATATAAGGTGAAAGAAAAATGGGCTGAATGTTATATGAAAGATGTGTTCACATTAGGGATGAGAAGTACACAATTAAGTGAGAGTTTGAATAGTGAATTGAAGAGGCATTTCAAATCTGATTTTGACATCATTCGATTTCTTAAACATTTTGAAAGAGTGGTGGAAAGTAAAAGAAATAAGGAATTGAATTCTGAATTTGAATCAAGAAAAAAATTACCTAGAATCAAAATGAGGACACATATGTTACTGCAAGTTAGCAAGCTGTACACACCTATTATATTTGAAGCTTTTCAAGGTGAATATGAAAGGTCCATGGCAGCATGCACTACGGCGTTGGAAGGCAACAGTGAATATCTTGTCTCAATATATCATGAAGATTTTAGATATGAGAAGGAGTACAAAGTCATTGGTGATCCTCTACAACAAACTAGTACATGCAGCTGTGGTCAATTCAACAGAATTGGAATATTGTGCAGCCATGCTATAAAAGTCCTTGATTTGATGAATATCAAATCTCTCCCTGCTCAATATGTATTGAAGCGATGGACAAAAGAAGCACGTTGTGGAGCAGTACAAGATAACCAAGGTCGAAATATAATAGAGAACCCAAGGTTAGATGAGACACTTCGGTACAAATCTATGACTCGTAAATTTCTCAGCTTGGCACAACGAGCTGCTAGCCATCCAGGGTGCTCCTTGATAGTACATGACACACTTGACATCCTTAGCAAGAAAATTGAAGAAGAAATCAATGGTTGCACTACCCCAACTGTGGATCAAGTCACTGTTCCCACAAATGTTACTCCTGTAAGTAATTTGGTTAGTACAGCATGCTTAAAGAAAAAGGATGTGGAAACAAAAACTTCGAAGCGCAAGAGAACTTGGCTTGATAAGAAGCGCAAGTTTACAAAGAAGGGAACCAAGAAAAAGGAGAAAGTTTCAATG AAGGAACAACAAACTGTCAAAGTGGCGTTCGATGATGGTGTAGCCAAGGAAGGGATGTCTGAACCTTACTCTGCAGAAAAT GGAGCAATGACTGGTGATCTTAATGTTGAATTCTAG